From the genome of Brevundimonas sp. NIBR11:
CGCCGCATATTTCCGCGTCTGGGCGACCTCCAGCGGCTCGGACGACGAGGCGAATCTCGCCGACGAATAGGTCATCGAGCGGTCGAGCCAAGCGGCATAGAAGGCATTGCCCAGGTCATAGTGGGCCGTGATGTTCTTCTTGGACCCCCGTCGCGAGTTCCGGTTCAGCTTGTGACCGATCCAGTTGATCGCCAGCATGGCGATATTGCCGTCGAACAGCCGGCGGATATGATCGTAGTTGGACGCCAAGGTCTCTAGCAGCACGGCAAGATGCGGACTGTCCCACTCGCCGGCCATGTAGCCTTCCGCATACCCGATATCGCCGTTGGCCAGGACGCGCGCCGCGAACCGGTAGTCGAGCACGTTCATGACGGCGTTCGGGCCGGGAATGTCGCCCTCCAACCGGTGCACCTCGCCGTTGGGCAGGCTCAGAGTCAGCCGGCCATAGGTCCAGTTCGCCGACAGGAGCCGCACCAGCAGGGCGAACACCCGGGGCGTTCGTTCGACGGAAGAAGCAAGATCGGCGGTCGAAACAGTCATCGGCGAACCCTTGGTAAGACCCAAGTTACGGTCAATCCTCCGGATAGGCTTCACTGGACGGTTTGATCGCTTTCAGCGCCGCCAGAGCCCGCGCTCGCGCCTCCGCATGATCGACCAGAGGCTTCGGATAGGTCTTGCCGAGCGTGACGCCCGCATCCCGCAGCACTTCCGTCGGCGCGGTCCAGGGCGCGTGAATGAAACTCGGCGCAATCTTAGCCAGCTCCGGGACCCAGCGTTTCACATACTCGCCGTCCGGGTCGAACTTTTCGCCCTGGGTCACCGGGTTGAAGATACGGAACCAGGGCGAGGCGTCGGCGCCCGAGCCAGCCACCCACTGCCAGTTCTGGCTGTTCTGCCCCAGGTCGGCATCGACCAGCGTGTCCCAGAACCACGCCTCGCCCTTTCGCCAGTCGATCAGCAGATGCTTGATCAGGAAGGACGCCACGATCATCCGCACGCGATTGTGCATGATCCCGGTGACCCACAGCTCGCGCATGCCCGCGTCCACGATGGGATAGCCGGTCTGGCCCCTGGTCCAGGCGTTGAACCCGGCGCGGTCTGTCCGCCACTCCATCGCGTCGTACTCGGGTCGAAAGGCGGTGTCTGGCAGGCTCGGGAAGTGGTGCAGCAGATGGGCCGAGAAATCGCGCCAGATCAGTTCACTGGTCAGCTTCTCGGCCTGGGCGAAGGCGACCTGTCCCGCGTGGGCCGCGTCGTAAACGCTACGCCAGACCTGCCACGGACTGATCTCGCCATAATGCAGGTGAGGCGACAGACGGCTGGTCCCGTCCCGATCCGGCCGGTCGCGATCCACGGCATAGGATTTCAGCGCACCCGACACGAATTTCGACAAAACCGCCGTCGCCCCCGCCTCGCCGGGCTCGCCCAGGAACCCCTTCGACCAGTCCGGCTTCGTCGGATGCAGGCCCCAGTCGTCGATGTCGTCGCTGGCCAGCTTGGGCGCGCCTCCGAGCTGGCGCGGCCCCGTGGTGCGCGGCGGCGGCTCGGCCTGGGCTCTCAGTGCTCTCATGAAGGGGGTGAAGACCTTGTAGGGTCTGCCCGTCCCATTCAGCACCGATCCCGGTCGGGCTAGGAGCGCGCCGTTGAACCCCTTCACCTCCACACCCTCGGAGTGGAGCGAATGGGCGATGTCGGCGTCGCGGGACCAGGCGTCCGGCTCGAACAGCCTGTTCATCAGGACGCAGGTCGCCCCCGTCTCCTCGATCAGGCGGCGCAACTCGGCTTCCGAATCGCCGCGCCTCAGGATGAGGCGTCCGCCGCGACCGGCAATGCCGGCGGACAGCGCTCGCAACGACTTGTCGAGCCACCACAGGGACGCCGCCCCGATCGGCCGGACCGCGTGACCTTGATCGAGAATATAGACCGGCACAATGGGCCGTCCGCTGGCGTGGGCGTGGTTGAGGGCCGGATTGTCGGCTAGCCGCAAGTCCTGGCGTAACCAGAGGATGATCGGGGCCTCGCCCTTGGTGGTCACGCCTCGACTCTCCGTGGTAGGTTGCAACTTCAGGCGCGCGGGGCCACCTGAGCGCCACGATCGGCGTACAACGCGCCACCCGCCAGAACGTCCAGAAAGAGGCCGCACCCTTGAGCGCTCCCAACGCCGTCATCACCCTTTCCGGCAATGGCATCAAGACGC
Proteins encoded in this window:
- a CDS encoding deoxyribodipyrimidine photo-lyase, encoding MTTKGEAPIILWLRQDLRLADNPALNHAHASGRPIVPVYILDQGHAVRPIGAASLWWLDKSLRALSAGIAGRGGRLILRRGDSEAELRRLIEETGATCVLMNRLFEPDAWSRDADIAHSLHSEGVEVKGFNGALLARPGSVLNGTGRPYKVFTPFMRALRAQAEPPPRTTGPRQLGGAPKLASDDIDDWGLHPTKPDWSKGFLGEPGEAGATAVLSKFVSGALKSYAVDRDRPDRDGTSRLSPHLHYGEISPWQVWRSVYDAAHAGQVAFAQAEKLTSELIWRDFSAHLLHHFPSLPDTAFRPEYDAMEWRTDRAGFNAWTRGQTGYPIVDAGMRELWVTGIMHNRVRMIVASFLIKHLLIDWRKGEAWFWDTLVDADLGQNSQNWQWVAGSGADASPWFRIFNPVTQGEKFDPDGEYVKRWVPELAKIAPSFIHAPWTAPTEVLRDAGVTLGKTYPKPLVDHAEARARALAALKAIKPSSEAYPED